The following coding sequences lie in one Niabella agricola genomic window:
- a CDS encoding GMC oxidoreductase, giving the protein MSDQHPEHVFDAIVVGSGISGGWAAKELCDKGIRTLLLDRGKDVKHIKDYPTAMKAPWEFPHRGRLPLKVLEENPIAARCYAYDETAAHFFLKDKDQPYIQEKPFDWIRPDQVGGKSLMWARQTQRWSRYDFEGPGRDGFAVEWPFTYEELAPWYSYVELFAGISGNRDGLDTLPDGEFLPPWEMNRAERSMRLKIEARYRDRNVIIGRCAHLTAPQQIHRNQGRMQCQARHLCQRGCPYGGYFSSNSSTLPWAQKTGNLTLKPDSIVHSVIYDDIKGKATGVRVIDVHTKKITEYFAKIIFINASTLSTNLILLNSVSRRFPNGLGNDNGLLGKYIAFHNYRGNLSASLEGMEDSYYSGKRPCAVMMPNFRNVRRQETDFQRGYMVFFSAARSGWGHTVPGAQAGSNFKSAIADPGGWGVFMMMQGETIPKESNHVRLSKDQTDPWGIPQLITSVDYDENDERLLKDFLNTGAEMLETAGAKNITVTDTKQAPGLDIHEVGGVRMGKDPATSLLNKWNQLHHCPNVFVTDGACMVSTSTQNPSLTFMAITARAAYHAVEELKKGNL; this is encoded by the coding sequence ATGAGCGATCAGCATCCGGAACATGTTTTTGATGCCATTGTAGTAGGCTCGGGCATCAGCGGTGGATGGGCCGCAAAGGAGCTTTGTGATAAAGGAATCAGGACCCTGCTATTGGACCGGGGAAAAGATGTAAAACATATAAAGGATTATCCAACGGCCATGAAAGCTCCCTGGGAATTTCCGCACCGGGGACGGCTTCCGCTGAAAGTACTCGAAGAAAATCCCATTGCGGCTCGTTGTTATGCTTATGATGAAACGGCGGCACATTTTTTTCTGAAAGACAAGGATCAGCCGTATATTCAGGAAAAGCCTTTTGACTGGATCCGGCCGGATCAGGTAGGCGGTAAGTCGTTGATGTGGGCACGGCAAACGCAGCGATGGAGCCGTTACGATTTTGAAGGCCCCGGCAGGGACGGTTTTGCGGTAGAATGGCCCTTTACTTATGAGGAGTTGGCGCCCTGGTACAGCTATGTAGAGTTGTTTGCCGGCATCAGTGGTAACCGGGATGGGCTGGATACGCTTCCGGACGGCGAGTTTCTGCCGCCCTGGGAAATGAACCGGGCTGAACGGTCCATGCGTTTGAAAATTGAAGCCCGGTACCGCGACCGGAATGTGATCATTGGCCGTTGTGCTCACCTGACTGCTCCTCAACAAATACACAGAAACCAGGGACGGATGCAATGCCAGGCCCGGCACCTGTGTCAGCGGGGATGTCCCTATGGCGGATACTTCAGTTCCAATTCCTCTACGCTTCCCTGGGCTCAAAAAACAGGTAACCTTACGTTAAAACCAGATTCGATTGTACATTCCGTTATTTATGATGACATCAAAGGGAAGGCAACCGGCGTTCGGGTCATTGACGTACATACAAAAAAAATAACGGAATATTTTGCAAAAATTATTTTTATAAATGCCTCCACGTTAAGTACCAACCTGATCCTGCTGAACTCTGTTTCCAGAAGATTTCCTAATGGTTTGGGAAATGATAATGGGTTACTGGGTAAGTATATCGCCTTTCACAATTACCGAGGTAATCTAAGCGCATCCCTGGAAGGAATGGAAGACAGTTATTATTCCGGGAAAAGGCCCTGTGCAGTAATGATGCCGAATTTCCGGAATGTACGCCGCCAGGAAACCGATTTTCAGAGAGGGTATATGGTGTTTTTCAGCGCCGCACGCAGTGGCTGGGGGCATACGGTTCCGGGAGCCCAGGCCGGTAGCAACTTTAAGTCTGCTATAGCAGATCCCGGCGGCTGGGGGGTATTTATGATGATGCAGGGGGAAACCATCCCGAAGGAAAGCAATCATGTACGACTTAGTAAGGATCAGACAGATCCCTGGGGTATACCGCAATTGATCACGTCCGTGGATTATGATGAAAATGACGAGCGGTTACTAAAGGATTTTTTAAATACCGGGGCTGAGATGCTGGAGACGGCCGGCGCAAAGAACATCACGGTAACAGACACCAAACAGGCACCGGGGCTGGATATTCATGAAGTAGGAGGTGTGCGCATGGGTAAGGACCCGGCAACCTCTTTGCTGAATAAATGGAACCAGTTGCATCATTGTCCGAATGTATTTGTTACCGATGGCGCCTGTATGGTATCTACCAGCACACAGAACCCCTCATTAACCTTTATGGCCATTACCGCAAGAGCCGCATATCATGCAGTAGAAGAATTGAAAAAAGGAAACCTTTAA
- a CDS encoding AGE family epimerase/isomerase, with translation MDFEMLATRYKDELLNNVLPFWLEHSLDRERGGYFTCLERDGGVFDTDKFIWLQGREVWMFSMLYNNVEKKKEWLEAAVHGGEFLKKYGHDGEYNWYFSLTREGKPLVAPYNIFSYTFAAMAFGQLSLATGDPEYARIAKKTFNLILLKVDAPKGQWSKAYPGTRNLKNFALPMILCNLALEIEHLLDEGFLLKTAEICIHEIMEIFYRPELGIIVENVDAETESLSDTFEGRLVNPGHAIEAMWFIMDLGERLGRPELIAKAVDITIRMIEYGWDRQYGGIFYYKDWLGHPLQQLEWDQKLWWVHMETLISLLKGYQLTGSEKCLNWFKKIHDYTWKHFKDQEYPEWFGYLSRRGEVLLTLKGGKWKGCFHIPRGLYQCWKTLEKIASSPVGASTGNSGIFKNDH, from the coding sequence ATGGATTTTGAGATGCTGGCAACCCGGTATAAAGATGAGTTGTTAAATAATGTACTGCCGTTTTGGTTGGAACATTCTCTTGACAGGGAACGGGGCGGGTATTTTACCTGCCTGGAAAGGGATGGCGGTGTTTTTGATACCGATAAATTCATCTGGTTGCAGGGACGTGAAGTATGGATGTTCTCTATGTTATACAACAATGTGGAGAAAAAAAAAGAGTGGCTGGAAGCGGCGGTTCATGGCGGTGAGTTCCTGAAAAAATATGGTCATGATGGGGAGTATAACTGGTATTTTTCGCTAACAAGGGAGGGAAAACCACTGGTAGCGCCTTATAACATCTTCTCTTATACTTTTGCAGCAATGGCTTTTGGCCAGCTAAGTCTTGCAACCGGAGATCCGGAATATGCCCGGATCGCAAAAAAGACCTTTAATCTAATCCTTTTAAAGGTCGATGCCCCCAAAGGTCAATGGAGCAAGGCCTATCCGGGTACCCGTAACTTGAAAAATTTTGCATTGCCAATGATCCTGTGTAACCTGGCACTGGAGATCGAGCACCTGCTGGATGAGGGATTTCTGCTGAAAACAGCGGAGATCTGTATTCATGAAATTATGGAGATTTTTTACCGGCCCGAACTGGGAATCATAGTGGAGAACGTGGACGCGGAAACAGAGAGTTTATCCGATACATTTGAAGGCCGGCTGGTAAATCCCGGGCATGCAATTGAAGCCATGTGGTTTATTATGGACCTGGGCGAACGGCTGGGCCGTCCGGAGCTGATAGCGAAAGCGGTAGATATTACAATACGGATGATCGAATATGGATGGGACCGGCAATACGGGGGCATCTTTTATTACAAGGACTGGTTGGGGCACCCGTTGCAGCAATTGGAATGGGATCAGAAATTGTGGTGGGTACATATGGAAACCCTGATATCGCTGTTAAAAGGCTATCAGCTCACCGGGTCTGAAAAATGCCTGAACTGGTTTAAAAAAATACACGATTATACCTGGAAACATTTTAAGGATCAGGAGTACCCGGAATGGTTCGGGTATTTGAGCAGGCGCGGCGAAGTGCTGCTGACACTGAAGGGCGGAAAATGGAAAGGTTGCTTTCATATACCCCGAGGTTTGTATCAATGCTGGAAAACGCTGGAGAAGATCGCTTCTTCCCCTGTGGGCGCATCTACCGGCAATTCTGGTATTTTTAAAAATGATCATTAA
- a CDS encoding GlxA family transcriptional regulator, with protein sequence MKHVTIVVPDCRVNVNTIGGAYDILCRANEYAKQAGHPSLLTVEIAGFVPEVKSHNGYLAIRPVDIRKIRNTDLILIPAVLGGYEEAVQQNQELLEWIRLQYRCGAEVGSMCSGGFLLAATGLLNNRACSIHWNKKEEFERMFPRVPIATGKIITDENGIYTNGGAYSFLNLMLYLVEKLFDRSIAILCAKVFQIDVERTTQSPFMIFQVQKEHKDEVVQHAQAYIEEHLDTRISFEKLAVQLAISRRNFDRRFIKATGNTPVEYLQRVKVEAAKKELERGRKSIFEIMSDVGYADDKAFREVFKKITGLSPQDYRNRYNKAEISA encoded by the coding sequence ATGAAGCATGTAACCATTGTGGTGCCGGATTGCCGGGTTAACGTAAATACCATCGGGGGGGCCTATGATATCCTGTGCAGGGCCAACGAGTATGCAAAGCAGGCGGGACACCCGTCTTTATTAACGGTGGAGATCGCCGGTTTTGTGCCGGAGGTAAAAAGCCATAACGGGTACCTGGCCATACGGCCGGTGGATATCCGGAAGATCCGGAATACGGACCTCATCCTGATACCGGCCGTGCTGGGCGGTTATGAGGAAGCTGTGCAGCAGAACCAGGAGCTGCTGGAGTGGATCCGGCTGCAATACCGGTGCGGGGCCGAGGTGGGCAGCATGTGCTCCGGCGGTTTCCTGCTGGCGGCTACCGGCCTGCTCAACAACCGGGCCTGCTCCATACACTGGAATAAGAAGGAAGAGTTTGAACGCATGTTTCCGCGGGTGCCCATTGCCACCGGTAAGATCATTACGGACGAAAACGGCATTTATACCAATGGCGGGGCCTATTCCTTCCTGAACCTGATGCTGTACCTGGTAGAAAAACTGTTCGACCGCTCCATTGCCATCCTTTGCGCGAAAGTTTTTCAAATTGATGTGGAACGAACTACGCAATCTCCGTTTATGATCTTCCAGGTGCAAAAAGAGCACAAGGATGAGGTGGTTCAGCACGCACAAGCCTATATAGAAGAGCACCTCGATACCCGGATTTCTTTTGAAAAATTAGCGGTGCAACTGGCCATCAGCCGGCGCAATTTTGACCGGCGTTTTATAAAAGCAACCGGCAATACCCCGGTGGAGTACCTGCAGCGCGTAAAAGTTGAAGCAGCAAAAAAAGAACTGGAGCGGGGCCGCAAATCCATCTTTGAAATTATGAGCGATGTAGGCTATGCCGATGACAAAGCATTCCGGGAGGTATTCAAAAAAATCACCGGGTTGTCGCCGCAGGATTACCGGAACCGGTATAATAAAGCAGAAATCAGCGCATAA
- a CDS encoding SRPBCC family protein: MEQNNFTTTIHVTATPGQVFEAVTNVRGWWSQELEGGTAQLNDVFLYHYKDVHICKIQLIEVVPNKRVVWLVLDNYFNFISDQNEWKGTNVIFDINTADDSTRLQFTHQGLVPADECYPICHDAWTNYIQNSLYQLITTGKGAPNPREGGFNEELLQKWNLQPA; the protein is encoded by the coding sequence ATGGAACAAAACAATTTTACCACCACCATTCACGTGACCGCCACGCCGGGGCAGGTCTTTGAAGCCGTTACCAATGTACGCGGCTGGTGGAGCCAGGAGCTTGAGGGCGGTACCGCACAGCTCAACGATGTATTCCTTTACCACTACAAAGATGTACATATCTGTAAAATACAGCTCATCGAAGTAGTGCCCAACAAACGGGTTGTTTGGCTGGTGCTGGACAACTATTTCAATTTCATCAGCGATCAAAACGAGTGGAAAGGTACTAACGTAATCTTTGATATTAACACCGCTGACGACAGTACCCGGTTGCAGTTTACCCACCAGGGTCTGGTACCGGCGGACGAATGTTATCCCATTTGCCACGATGCCTGGACCAATTATATCCAAAACAGCCTGTACCAGCTCATCACTACCGGCAAGGGCGCCCCCAACCCCAGGGAAGGTGGTTTTAACGAGGAGCTCCTCCAAAAATGGAACCTGCAACCAGCATAA
- a CDS encoding SRPBCC family protein, producing MNDRNFSVSIVTDQTPEMVFNAVNNVRGWWTENLDGATLQKNDVFEVRFGDVHYSRQQLTEVIPNKKVVWLVTDSRLNFLKDQSEWNDTQIRFEISEEEGRTRLDFTHEGLGPDVECYGACSNAWSDFVLNSLQNLITSGHGSPAPKKDAG from the coding sequence ATGAATGACCGTAATTTTTCTGTTTCTATTGTAACGGATCAAACACCGGAAATGGTCTTTAATGCTGTAAACAATGTGCGCGGATGGTGGACGGAAAACCTCGATGGAGCAACACTTCAAAAAAACGATGTTTTTGAAGTACGTTTTGGTGATGTGCATTATTCCCGGCAGCAGCTAACAGAGGTAATTCCTAATAAAAAAGTGGTATGGCTGGTTACCGACAGCCGGCTTAATTTCCTGAAGGATCAGTCAGAATGGAATGATACGCAGATCCGCTTTGAGATCTCGGAAGAAGAAGGCCGTACGAGACTTGATTTCACCCACGAGGGCCTGGGTCCAGATGTGGAATGCTACGGTGCCTGCTCTAATGCCTGGTCAGACTTTGTACTCAACAGCCTGCAAAACCTGATCACCAGTGGCCATGGGAGCCCTGCTCCAAAAAAAGATGCCGGTTAA
- a CDS encoding murein L,D-transpeptidase catalytic domain family protein, with the protein MTNISWRAPAMLPVSAEISSVPMYRMTFGLTVNSHQLIYDSLHLDLKGLSEKAFTYALEGLEELKEEGKVLNDSVITIVDFDQPSVNKRMYILDVKNYKLLFNTWAAHGRKSGTLVATSFSNTLSSNKSSLGFYLTDEPYYGGNGYSLKLKGLEPGLNDRAMQRAIVLHGARYVSQESIQELGYLGRSFGCPAVPVELSQPIIETIKEGSILFIYNSSYRPRLFLAGS; encoded by the coding sequence GTGACAAATATTTCATGGCGTGCACCTGCCATGCTCCCGGTGTCGGCGGAGATCAGTTCTGTGCCCATGTACCGGATGACGTTTGGTTTAACGGTCAACAGTCACCAGTTGATTTATGACAGCCTGCACCTGGATCTGAAAGGGCTCTCCGAGAAAGCATTTACGTATGCCCTGGAAGGCCTGGAGGAACTAAAGGAGGAAGGCAAAGTGCTGAATGATTCGGTGATTACGATCGTCGATTTCGACCAGCCCAGTGTAAATAAACGGATGTATATCCTGGATGTTAAAAATTATAAGCTGCTCTTTAATACCTGGGCTGCACATGGACGGAAGTCCGGCACCCTGGTAGCCACTTCCTTCAGTAATACCCTGTCTTCTAATAAAAGTAGCCTGGGCTTTTATCTTACGGATGAGCCTTATTACGGGGGGAATGGGTATTCACTGAAATTAAAAGGACTGGAGCCGGGCTTGAACGACCGGGCCATGCAACGCGCCATTGTGCTGCACGGCGCCCGTTATGTAAGCCAGGAAAGCATTCAGGAGTTGGGGTACCTGGGCAGAAGCTTTGGATGCCCGGCAGTACCCGTTGAACTCAGCCAGCCGATTATCGAAACGATCAAAGAAGGTTCCATACTTTTTATCTATAACAGCAGCTACCGGCCCAGGCTTTTCCTCGCCGGGAGCTGA
- the pncB gene encoding nicotinate phosphoribosyltransferase yields the protein MNTETLFPSPSILDNDFYKFTMQCAVMQLFPDVKARYTFINRGAHVFPEGFGDALKAQVASMAALQLTKEEHRYLALNCPYLNAAYLDLLAGYRYDPSEVRIAQQGGQLEVSVEGHWFRTILWEVPLLFLISELYYKLTEQQRTDDGQVISNTIEKTSIYKELDVPVAEFGTRRRHSFEVQQLVVDTLSKHGGKNFVGTSNVHLAMRSKTKPIGTHAHEWFMFHAAKYGFTMANALSLEHWTDVYRGDLGVALSDTYTNEVFFEQFDKKFAKLFDGVRHDSGDPIAYAEKVIAHYRSLGINPAYKFIIFSDGLNTERVAEITHATKGKIGISFGIGTNLTNDVGLKPMNIVMKLTAVQFDNKRWVPTVKLSDEKGKHTGESQMIRLAKEVLGIE from the coding sequence ATGAACACTGAAACACTTTTCCCTTCCCCGTCGATCCTCGACAATGATTTTTACAAGTTCACGATGCAGTGTGCAGTAATGCAATTGTTCCCGGACGTAAAGGCCCGGTATACCTTTATCAACCGGGGCGCGCATGTATTTCCGGAAGGTTTTGGCGATGCATTAAAAGCACAGGTAGCTTCAATGGCAGCTTTACAGCTTACAAAAGAAGAGCACCGGTACCTGGCATTGAACTGTCCTTACCTGAATGCCGCCTATCTTGACCTGCTGGCCGGATACCGGTATGATCCCTCGGAAGTACGCATTGCTCAACAGGGAGGACAACTGGAGGTTTCGGTGGAAGGACATTGGTTCCGGACCATTCTCTGGGAAGTACCCCTGCTTTTTCTGATCAGCGAACTGTACTATAAACTTACAGAACAGCAACGTACCGACGACGGACAGGTGATCAGCAACACCATTGAAAAAACAAGCATCTACAAGGAGCTGGACGTGCCCGTTGCCGAATTTGGTACCCGGCGCAGGCATTCATTTGAAGTACAGCAACTGGTGGTGGATACGCTTTCCAAACATGGCGGCAAAAATTTTGTAGGCACCAGCAATGTACACCTCGCGATGCGTTCAAAAACAAAACCCATTGGAACGCATGCGCATGAATGGTTTATGTTTCATGCAGCGAAATACGGGTTTACCATGGCCAATGCCCTAAGCCTGGAACACTGGACGGATGTATACCGGGGCGACCTGGGCGTAGCCCTTTCTGACACCTATACCAATGAGGTATTCTTCGAACAGTTTGACAAGAAATTTGCCAAGCTTTTCGACGGCGTGCGGCACGACAGTGGCGATCCCATTGCATATGCGGAAAAAGTGATCGCTCACTACCGGAGCCTGGGCATAAACCCGGCGTATAAATTTATTATCTTTTCTGATGGATTAAATACCGAACGCGTTGCAGAGATCACGCATGCCACCAAGGGAAAAATCGGCATCTCCTTCGGTATCGGCACTAATCTTACCAATGATGTAGGGTTAAAGCCCATGAATATCGTTATGAAACTAACAGCTGTTCAGTTTGATAACAAAAGGTGGGTGCCCACCGTAAAACTCTCCGATGAGAAGGGCAAGCATACCGGGGAGTCTCAGATGATCCGCCTGGCAAAAGAAGTTTTGGGTATTGAGTAG
- the purE gene encoding 5-(carboxyamino)imidazole ribonucleotide mutase, giving the protein MAIQVGIIMGSDSDLPVMEPAAAVLKALGIDYEVTVVSAHRTPLRMIRYAQGAKERGLKVIIAGAGGAAHLPGMVASVTALPVIGVPVKSSNSIDGWDSVLSILQMPNGVPVATVALNAAKNAGILAAQIIGAADDAVYQKMAAYKQEMEAEVLQKVERLKESGQPNAFDS; this is encoded by the coding sequence ATGGCAATACAAGTAGGAATTATCATGGGCAGCGACAGTGATTTACCGGTGATGGAGCCGGCCGCCGCCGTTTTAAAGGCATTGGGCATCGATTATGAAGTTACCGTTGTATCTGCGCACCGTACCCCCCTGCGTATGATCCGTTATGCCCAAGGCGCAAAGGAACGGGGATTGAAAGTGATCATTGCCGGCGCCGGCGGGGCCGCGCACCTGCCCGGAATGGTAGCCTCCGTTACGGCGCTTCCTGTGATCGGTGTTCCGGTAAAATCGAGCAATTCAATTGATGGATGGGATTCGGTATTGAGTATTTTACAAATGCCTAACGGAGTGCCTGTTGCCACCGTGGCCCTTAACGCCGCTAAAAATGCCGGCATTCTTGCCGCACAGATCATCGGGGCTGCCGATGATGCCGTTTACCAAAAGATGGCTGCTTATAAACAGGAAATGGAAGCGGAAGTGCTGCAGAAAGTGGAGCGGTTAAAAGAATCGGGACAGCCAAATGCTTTTGATTCCTGA
- the bshC gene encoding bacillithiol biosynthesis cysteine-adding enzyme BshC — MDCKTQHLSYAETGFFGKLVLDYLNEDAQLKPFYGEFPSAAAIGDAIGRRKAVATNRALLVRALRHQYRSVPASDQVNAHLALLEKETTFTTVTAHQPNIFTGPLYFIYKILHAIQLAAQSKKLYPEYDFVPVYYMGSEDADLDELGHFFVDGQKRVWDTDQTGAVGRMKVDKALLELINGIEAQIGVLPYGSEIAHALRSCYQPGVSIQEATFAFVHFLFAGYGLIVVIPDNAELKSIAAGLFKDELQNGRSAAMVETTAAQLTAAGYKVQAHSREINLFYLTDQGRHRIERSGDRWNVVDTAHSFSQAEMIKEVDEHPERFSPNVILRPVFQEMILPNLLFVGGGGELAYWIQLKKIFEYYGVPYPLLVLRNSFLLINRKQAALVQKLGYRPLQLFQSPHDLKNDWIRVHSGQKLDVTAALDNIRHLYSNLKAQAAPVDGTLLQHITALETHTTKRITELGKKMLRAEKRNHQDAMNQVTKLKAQLFPLNNLQERIENFIPFYAQYGRALIDTLYQHSLGLEQEFVVLEAL, encoded by the coding sequence ATGGACTGTAAGACCCAACATCTTTCTTACGCAGAAACCGGTTTCTTTGGCAAACTGGTATTAGACTATTTAAATGAAGACGCCCAACTGAAACCTTTTTATGGGGAATTTCCTTCGGCAGCAGCCATTGGGGATGCCATTGGACGGAGGAAGGCGGTGGCAACCAACCGGGCACTGCTGGTGCGTGCATTGCGCCATCAATACCGCTCTGTTCCGGCTTCAGATCAGGTGAATGCCCACCTTGCCCTGCTGGAAAAAGAGACCACATTTACCACGGTAACCGCGCACCAGCCCAATATTTTTACCGGGCCGTTGTATTTTATTTATAAGATCCTGCATGCCATCCAGCTTGCAGCGCAAAGCAAAAAATTATATCCCGAATATGATTTTGTGCCGGTTTATTATATGGGAAGCGAGGATGCCGATTTGGATGAATTGGGGCATTTTTTTGTAGATGGGCAGAAGCGGGTTTGGGATACAGACCAGACCGGTGCAGTAGGAAGGATGAAGGTAGATAAAGCGCTGCTGGAACTGATCAATGGAATTGAAGCACAAATTGGAGTATTGCCTTACGGCAGTGAAATTGCCCATGCGCTGCGAAGCTGTTATCAGCCTGGTGTTTCCATACAGGAGGCCACTTTTGCCTTTGTACACTTTCTGTTTGCCGGTTATGGCCTGATCGTAGTAATACCCGACAATGCGGAATTAAAGTCCATTGCAGCAGGATTGTTTAAAGATGAATTGCAAAACGGCCGTTCTGCAGCAATGGTAGAAACAACTGCTGCGCAATTAACGGCAGCCGGCTATAAGGTGCAGGCTCATAGCCGGGAGATCAACCTGTTCTATCTGACTGACCAGGGGCGTCACCGGATTGAACGTTCCGGTGATCGATGGAACGTGGTAGACACAGCCCATTCTTTTTCCCAAGCGGAGATGATAAAAGAAGTTGATGAACACCCCGAACGGTTCAGTCCGAATGTGATCCTGCGCCCGGTATTCCAGGAAATGATCCTGCCCAATCTTTTGTTCGTAGGCGGGGGAGGGGAGCTGGCCTATTGGATCCAGCTAAAAAAGATATTTGAATACTATGGAGTGCCGTATCCGCTGCTGGTATTGCGGAATTCGTTTTTGCTCATTAACCGGAAGCAGGCTGCATTGGTGCAAAAGCTGGGGTATCGGCCCCTGCAGTTGTTTCAGTCGCCGCATGATCTTAAAAACGACTGGATACGGGTGCATTCCGGGCAAAAGCTGGATGTAACAGCCGCCCTGGACAATATCCGGCATCTTTATTCAAACCTGAAGGCACAGGCCGCACCCGTTGATGGTACGCTGCTGCAGCATATTACTGCATTGGAAACACACACCACAAAACGGATCACCGAGCTGGGCAAGAAGATGCTCCGCGCTGAAAAAAGAAACCACCAGGACGCTATGAACCAGGTAACAAAATTAAAAGCGCAGTTATTTCCTTTAAACAATCTGCAGGAGCGCATCGAAAACTTTATCCCGTTTTACGCGCAATACGGCCGGGCATTGATCGATACGCTGTATCAACATTCATTGGGCCTGGAGCAGGAGTTTGTGGTACTGGAAGCGTTGTAG
- the purU gene encoding formyltetrahydrofolate deformylase, with amino-acid sequence MIILIQCMDQVGLVAAISKVMADADLNIISMREYVNVEANRFYLRLEITAGDIDASYVETRLLKVLPANSSIFIHTAVKKKVAVLVTKEYHCLGDILLRNYFNTLDASVECVIGNHETLRSLTDKFDIPFHYVDHRDHSKEAFEAALSAVLNNYQFDYIILAKFMRILSSGFVAAYPHRIINIHHSFLPAFVGASPYRQAHERGVKLIGATAHFVTDVLDEGPIIAQQIIPVNHTHSVKDMVTLGKEIEESVLAKALQLVLQDRVIVDGNKTVVFEN; translated from the coding sequence ATGATCATCTTAATACAATGTATGGACCAGGTGGGTCTGGTAGCTGCCATTTCAAAAGTGATGGCGGATGCGGATCTTAATATCATCTCTATGCGGGAATATGTAAATGTGGAAGCAAACCGCTTTTACCTCCGCCTGGAGATAACGGCCGGCGATATTGATGCTTCGTATGTGGAGACGCGGCTGTTAAAAGTGCTACCTGCCAACAGTTCTATTTTCATTCATACGGCCGTGAAAAAAAAGGTAGCGGTGCTGGTTACAAAAGAGTATCATTGCCTGGGAGATATCCTGCTCCGGAATTATTTCAATACATTGGACGCCTCCGTGGAATGCGTGATCGGCAATCATGAAACGCTGCGTTCACTGACCGATAAGTTTGACATTCCGTTTCATTATGTTGATCACCGTGACCATTCAAAAGAGGCTTTTGAAGCGGCACTGTCGGCAGTATTGAACAATTACCAGTTCGACTACATCATCCTTGCGAAATTTATGCGCATTCTTTCTTCCGGATTTGTGGCAGCCTACCCGCACCGAATCATTAATATCCATCATTCATTTTTGCCGGCCTTTGTAGGTGCCAGTCCTTACCGGCAGGCCCACGAGCGGGGCGTAAAACTGATCGGCGCAACGGCCCATTTTGTTACGGATGTACTGGACGAGGGCCCCATTATTGCACAGCAGATCATTCCTGTGAATCATACGCATTCTGTAAAAGATATGGTAACGCTCGGAAAAGAGATTGAGGAATCGGTGCTGGCAAAGGCACTGCAACTGGTACTGCAGGACCGGGTGATTGTGGATGGGAATAAAACCGTGGTGTTTGAGAATTAA
- a CDS encoding GlsB/YeaQ/YmgE family stress response membrane protein, which translates to MGILSWIIFGLIAGAIAKALHPGKDPGGWIVTIIIGIAGAFVGGWIGTQVLGIPIDGNWSFKGFAFAILGAVLLLWIYGMITRKKGV; encoded by the coding sequence ATGGGTATCTTATCTTGGATCATTTTTGGATTGATAGCAGGTGCTATTGCTAAAGCCTTACACCCCGGTAAAGATCCCGGCGGTTGGATCGTGACCATTATCATCGGCATAGCCGGAGCCTTTGTAGGCGGATGGATCGGTACACAGGTGCTGGGCATTCCGATTGACGGGAACTGGTCATTCAAGGGATTTGCTTTTGCCATTTTAGGAGCGGTGCTTTTATTGTGGATCTACGGGATGATTACCCGTAAAAAAGGCGTTTGA